The following is a genomic window from Bacillus sp. V2I10.
TCAACATGTTTGCCTGCAGTTTTCATAAGGGTAATCAGCTGGCCCTGAGTGTATGGTTTAGGCGGCTGTGTCATGCCATCCTTTACTTTTACAGAGGCAATGGCTGCTTCACCATTGGTTACTTTCGGAAGCATTTGATCTTCTTTTTTCTCATCCGCTTCCACGGGTTCCTTTTGATACAGCGACTTCCATCCTGGATTTTTCATTGTTTTTCCTTTACTGATGAAATCATTTTTTCCAATAGAAGTGACAATGGTTGTTTCATCAAATACATAGTCATCCATGAACATCCCAAGTGCAGTTTTCATTACCTCTTCGTAGACGGATTTTTGTTCATAGCTAAAAGAGTTAAAAATGGCAGGACTGACTTTCTTTTCAGTCGGCACGATGGCATAGTGATCGCTGACACGCTTAGAATCTACGTATCTTTTGGATGGATGAAGGCGCACAGGGTTAAAAGACAGGGAAAGTGCCTGCTGATACTGGCTGATGTTTGCCTTGATGTAACTGAACTCTTCATCTGTAATATATTGCGAATCCGTCCGGGGATATGAAATATATCCTTTTTCATACAAAGATTGAGCCGTTTTCAGCACCTGGCTCGGACTCATTTTCCTTTGTTTATTCAGCTTTGCCTGCAGGGTGGACAAACTGTGGAGCTTTGGTGAAGGCACACGCTTTTCAGCAACTTCGGTGCTCTTAACCTTTGCATCATACGTTTTCTGATTTTCCGTAATATCGGGTGCTGCTGCTGCAAACAGCTCTTCAGATGTTTTAAAACGGCCTTTCAGCTTACCTGTGTACTCCCCGTTCTCCACCTTGAAGGCTGCCTGAAGCTCGAAGAAAGGTTCTGGCTTAAAATTCTCGATTTCTTTTTGCCTGTCATAAATTAATTTTAATACAGGGGTTTGCACACGGCCGACACTGAACACATCGCGGACCCCCTTTTTTTGAAGATGAAGGGTATAGAGCCTGCTTGCATTTAACCCAACAAGCCAGTCCGATATTTGCCGGGCCTGTGCTTCGTGGAACAAATGAATGGTTTTGCTGCCGTCATACAGTTCATTAAAGCCTTTTAATATCGCATTTTCCGTCAAAGAAGAGGTCCAGAGCCGTTTTATCGGCTTTTGGTTTGCTCCAGCCATCATGATCAGCAGGCGTGCGATGTTTTCACCTT
Proteins encoded in this region:
- a CDS encoding type IA DNA topoisomerase, translated to MGCVLILAEKPDQGRKLAAPFPFVKREGYLEIGSCSVFPNGAKVTWAIGHLVELKNPDEYKDEWKKWRLETLPIIPDQFLYKVSKGKAKQFKIVKDLLKEADEIIIGTDPAREGENIARLLIMMAGANQKPIKRLWTSSLTENAILKGFNELYDGSKTIHLFHEAQARQISDWLVGLNASRLYTLHLQKKGVRDVFSVGRVQTPVLKLIYDRQKEIENFKPEPFFELQAAFKVENGEYTGKLKGRFKTSEELFAAAAPDITENQKTYDAKVKSTEVAEKRVPSPKLHSLSTLQAKLNKQRKMSPSQVLKTAQSLYEKGYISYPRTDSQYITDEEFSYIKANISQYQQALSLSFNPVRLHPSKRYVDSKRVSDHYAIVPTEKKVSPAIFNSFSYEQKSVYEEVMKTALGMFMDDYVFDETTIVTSIGKNDFISKGKTMKNPGWKSLYQKEPVEADEKKEDQMLPKVTNGEAAIASVKVKDGMTQPPKPYTQGQLITLMKTAGKHVEDKEMREALNSTEGLGTEATRSGIIDTLLMRKFIEVKKNEVFVTGKGEILCEAVEGTLLSKPEMTAKWEVYLKGIGSGEKSKDVFIDTAKKFCFTLLDQASASMEKLEVTAQPAAADTREAICLCPACKTGSIMDRKTFYGCTDYKTGCKQTFPKKLLGKTISAAQIKQLCLKGKTNKLKGFKGKKPFDASLVLKEGKIEFSFS